The following nucleotide sequence is from Sphingomonas swuensis.
TCTGGTGAGGTCAGCTGCCGTTCTCCCCGCCGAGGAGGGGGGTGAGGGTCAGCGTGACTTGATCCTGGTAGCGGCCGGCGAGGAGCAGGCGGTCCTGCGCCGGCACCGAGACGGCGATGTGGCCTCGTCCGGCGGCGACGGGCTCGCTGGTCCGGCCTGAGCATGCAGCCTGTTCGACCGCCATCGCCTGGCTGGAACAGGACAGCGCCGCGCCGCCATTGGGCAGGTTCACGACCGCGTTGTAGGGCACCAGCCCCGCGAAGGCGGGATCGCTGGTGCCCGGGCCGACATGCTTGAGACCGCCATTGTTCGAGACCATCGCGACCCGAACCGGCGAGTTGCACTGGACGGTGAACGGCAGGTCGATGCGAACCGCGCGAACGGTGTCGTCGGCGGGATTGGCGAGGCCGACGATCGACTGGTCGCGGGCGCCCTGCGCAAAGGTGCAGGCGGGGACGATCACGCCGCGCACTTCGTAGCGCAGAGACGGAACGAGGTCGGTCGGGACCGATACATTCGTCGCCGCCATCGAAGGCGCAGCGAATGCGAGAAGAAGCAGGGGCAAGGCGCGAAACGCAACGGCACGCATGAACGCAAGACCCCCTTTCCCCAACAGAGCGTTAGGGATACTCGCCAACTCTCCGCCAATGCGAATCAGTTAACGCACGTTTAATGCGCTGGATTTATTTGTATTGGAAGCCACCGAATCGGCGCTGAAAATGCTGTCCTTTTTTGGGACGTTGCCGCCTCAACCAAGACGATGGGTCGGTGTGGAGGCGCTGCCAAGTAGAAGAACCGCCCATCCGCGACCGTTCCAGATCAGCGACTACTATGCGATCAGCGGTTTGAGATTGTTACGCACTCGTATCGACCGGTGTTTGACTTGCTCTACTGTCCATCGCGGGTCGTCTCACCGCCACGGTCGCCTCTTTCGCGCTGGAAGGCTGGCCAGCCGCTGCTAGCCTTCAGTCACCGGCCGTTCACCCTCGCGGGCGGACAAAACCGTCTCTCGAAGCTCGGGGATCAAGAGTGATGAGCGACCTTCTATTCGCCCAGAACCGGTTCGGTTTGGGGCCGCGCGGCAACCAGCCGGCGGGGCCTCGTGACGGGCGGGAGTGGGTCGAAGCGCAGCTCGGGCAGCGGCTTGCGGCGCTCGACGATGTCCCGACCCGCGCCGAGGCCGCCGAAGCGCTGATCGCCTATCGCGAGGAACGCCGCGACGCTCGCCAGAACGCCCCGGCGACGCCTGCCACCATGGCGAGCGGCGACGCGATGGCCGCGCCCCCGACGATGAGCATGGCGCCGATGCCTGCCAATGGCGCTCCCGCCCGCCGCGCCGCGCGTCCGCCCGAACTGGCCGCCGCGCGCCGCGACCAGCGCGACCTCTACCTCCGAGCGGTCGACGCCCGAATCGGAGCGGCGCTGACCACGCCCACTCCCTTCCTCGAGCGGATGGCGCACTTCTGGGCCAATCACTTCGCCGTCGCCGCGACGAAGATGACCACGGTCGGCTATGCCGGCCTGCTCGAGCTCGACGCCATCCGGCCCAACCTGACCGGCCGCTTCGCCGACCTGCTGCTCGCCGTCGAGCACCACCCCGCGATGCTGCTCTACCTCGACCAGGCACAGTCGGTCGGGCCCAACAGCACCGCCGGCCAGCGCGCCGAATCGCGCGGACGCGACGTCGGCCTCAACGAGAATCTCGCGCGCGAAATCCTCGAGCTCCATACCTTGGGAGTCCGGACCGGCTACAGCCAGGCCGACGTCACCGAGTTTGCCCGGGCGCTGACGGGCTGGACAGTGGCGGGGATCGGCCGCGGTCCGATGCGCCGCCTAATGTCCGGGTCGAGCGGGGACTTCGCCTTCGCCGAGATCCTTCACGAGCCCGGCACCCGAACGATTCTCGGCAAGCGCTATGGCGAGGACGGCGAGGGGCAGGCGCGCTCGGTGCTGCTCGACCTTTCGGTGCATCCGGCGACCGCCCGGCACATCGCGGTCAAGCTCGCCCGCCACTTCATCGCCGACGATCCGCCGCCCGCCGCCGTGTCGCGGATCGAACAGGCGTTCCTCGCCAGCCGTGGCGATCTTCCGACCGTCTACCGCGCACTGATCGCCGCGCCCGAGGCGTGGCAGTCCGACCGCCCCAAGTTCCGCAATCCGTGGGAGTGGACGATCGCCAGCATGCGCGCGCTCGAGCTTCCGGCGCCGCCCGCGCAGCGCACCGTCGGCCTGCTCAACGAGCTCGGCATGCCGGTCTGGCGACCGACCTCGCCGGCAGGCTT
It contains:
- a CDS encoding DUF1800 domain-containing protein, which gives rise to MSDLLFAQNRFGLGPRGNQPAGPRDGREWVEAQLGQRLAALDDVPTRAEAAEALIAYREERRDARQNAPATPATMASGDAMAAPPTMSMAPMPANGAPARRAARPPELAAARRDQRDLYLRAVDARIGAALTTPTPFLERMAHFWANHFAVAATKMTTVGYAGLLELDAIRPNLTGRFADLLLAVEHHPAMLLYLDQAQSVGPNSTAGQRAESRGRDVGLNENLAREILELHTLGVRTGYSQADVTEFARALTGWTVAGIGRGPMRRLMSGSSGDFAFAEILHEPGTRTILGKRYGEDGEGQARSVLLDLSVHPATARHIAVKLARHFIADDPPPAAVSRIEQAFLASRGDLPTVYRALIAAPEAWQSDRPKFRNPWEWTIASMRALELPAPPAQRTVGLLNELGMPVWRPTSPAGFDDVAASWAGPDALVRRVEAAGRFANAAGQGVDARALAPRVLGARLSTATATAISRAESPATGLALLLVSPEFLRR